The Ignavibacteria bacterium sequence GAATGGCAACGACTTCGGACAGGAAGCAATAGATACACTCTTAAAAAGGATGGAAGACTTCAAAGGGCAGTTTGCCGTAATTACCGCGGGATACCCTGATGAGATGAACCGCTTTTTGAACTCAAATCCGGGCCTGAAATCCCGCTTTTCGAATATACTTACATTTGAAGATTATTCCCCCAGGCAGATGCTTGAGATTGCGGCAAACATCGCAGACGAATCGGGCTACAAGCTTGATGAGGGGGCTCTGCAGTTTCTGCTCGAGATCTTTACGCGCCTTTACACAAAGCGCGATAAGAATTTCGGCAATGCGCGTACTGCCCGTCAGATCCTCTACGAGACAATAAGCAACCAGGAAGAAAGGATCTCAAAGCTCACAGATGTAGGCGATGAGGACCTGATGACAATTACAATTGAAGATGTTGAAAGACTGGCGCAGTTCTGAAAAATGGACCGCTGAAAAAGGGCCCGGAAAAAAGGAAGTGCATAAAAAAAACTGCAGCAATTAAGATTACCGCAGTTTTCAAATGTTTCTATGTCTTAAGAGGCTTATTTTTTGGAGGCTTCAGAGAAGGTTAGAATATAACCGTTATTGTCCCTTGTTGTAAACTCCTTGGTGCCGTAGAATGTCTGGTGCAGTTCCCTTACCGTCTGAAGGCCCGAAGCCATAATTTTGTCGTAAAGAGGAATTATGTCATTTACCTCAAAAAACAGGGAAAATGTACCACCAATCTGCTGGTCACTCGGCATATTCATATCCTGGCTGAAGCTTTCCCTTTTCTGAACCATCAGTTCCACTTCGCCATTAGAGAGAATTGCATAATTATACCTCCCCGTGTCCGGTATAGTTACTACAGCATCAAATCCGAAATTATCGTGGTAAAACTTTATCGTCTCATTAACGTCGTTTACCATTAAATTAGGCGTAAGCTTCTTAAAGTTAAAATTTTCCTGAACTGCTTTTACGCGCGGCTTTCTTTTAAGCTGCTGATCAGAATGCCTGATGCAGCCGGTTAAAGCTAAAGTAAAAACAAGCAGTAAGCTGAAAAGAATTTTCATGTCTATAATTGTCCAAATTTTATATTATTAACGAAAGTTATACAAAAAAAATACAATTTTAAATTAAGATATACATGTTACAGTTAAATAACAGATCCCATACCGGGTCAGTTATTATCCTTTTTCAGGGTAACCGTAACTTTTGTACCCTTGCCTTTCTGACTTTCAACCTTAACTGAGGCACTGTTCAGATCGGCATATTTTTTCACCAGTGCCAGGCCGAGCCCGTTCCCTTCGAATCTTCTCGTGTAACCAGTTTCCTCCTGTGAAAAGGGAGAGAATATCTTTGGAAGGTAGTCCTCTGAGATTCCTATACCCGTATCCTCTATGATTACCGACGTTACATCCGGATGCTCATTCATGAGAGAAATTTCAACGCCTCCCTTCTGCGTATACTTGATGGCGTTGTCAATCAGGTTCTGGAACATCTGTGTAAGTGAATACGGATCACCGGTAATTATTTCATCATTATTGCTGAAGTCGCCTGAGAGTAAAAACTCCAGGTCCTTCATCTTCGCCTGGTTCTCGAATTCCTTGAATAGGCTGTCCAGTATGTCGGACCTCAGGTTCAGCTTTCTGGGGTTCATCTCGTAGCTGCCCGACTGCAGCTGCGACATTGAAAGTATCATGTCGATTGTTCTGGTCAGCCTTCTTCCGCCGCTGTCAATAATCTTAAAGACCTGTCCCATTTCATCCGGAAGTTTCTCCTCGAACTCAGACCTCAAAAGGGATGTAAAGCTCAGGATTGTATTAATGGGCGTTCTTATTTCGTGCGACATTTGGGCCAAAAAGTCGCTCTTTAGCCGGTCGGCTTTTTCAGCGGCCTCTTTTGCCAGTATCAGTTCCTCTTCGGCGCGCTTGCGTTTTTCTTCGACTCCAATTGCAGTTGCGGCAATGCTCAAAAGCCTGAGGTCATCGCGGCTTGGAGCATAGTCATCGCGGTATAAAAGACACAATGAACCCGCGGGCTGGCCATAACATGCAACCTGCTTGCCGATATAGGTCTTCAATCCGTATTTGACAACATTCGGGTCGCTGTCGGCATAATTTGTTTCATCCAGGTTCTGTATGACCCAGATCTTATTCTTGTCGCCATGAATAACGTCATAGCAGACGTGCCCGGCCGCGTCGTCTTTGGTGCAGAAGCCTTCCGGTGTATTCCACTGCCCCAGGCTGCAGAACTTGTCGCCCTCAAGGCGGTTGTAGAGTGCCGATGTAGCAGAAAGCTGTTCGCCGCAGAGTGCAACCAGCCGGTTAATGTTTTCCTTTGCATCAGCACCGAAACTGAGCATACAGTCGTTAAGTTTTGCAAGCCTCTCTTCTGATTTTCTCCTTTCCGTAATATCCCTGAAAACGCTGAGAATAAGGAGTTCCTGCCCGTGCAGTACAAGTTCAGAATGGGCTACATCAAACCAGGCTCTCTTCCCGTTCCACAGTGTTATCTCAGGCTGTGAGTGAGGGATGACTGTTCCCGTCCTTACCCTTTCCACATAGCCCGAAATAGTTTCCCCCCGGAGATCCTCGTGATAAATTATTGAGATTGGCTTTCCTTCCATCTGGGATCTTTGCATGCCAACCAGTCTGCAGAAAGCCTCATTAACCATTTTAACGTTGCCATACCTGTCGGCAAGCCTCATTCCATCGGCAGAGTTCTCCCAGACGAGCCGGAAGAGCTTTTCAGATTTCTGGATTTCCTCTTCGGCTTTCTTTCTTTCGGTTATCTCCAGCATTCCCACTACAATTCTCTTTGTCCCCGGAATCAGAGCAGCAGTGTTGATCATATACTTTTCATGCCCCCACTTATCCCTGAACTTGTATTCATATGAATGCGGAGCGCTAAAGGAATCGCTTAGCCTGTCAGTCCTGTAACCTCTTATCCTCTCGCGGTCATCGGGATGTACTACTTCAATCCAGCTTAATTTTCCTTCAATTTCCTCTTTTGAATAGCCCGAAGTCCTGCAGAATTCACTGTTGGCAAGACTTATAATACCGTTTTCCTCAACAATTACTATACTGCTCCCTGTATTTTCAAACGTCGTACGGTATCTTTCTTCGCTGAGTGCAATAGCTTCCTGGCTGCGTTTTCTTTCCGTATTGTCGCGTATAATGGTCTGAATAGCAGGCATACCCTCATACATAATGAATCCGGCAGATACCTCAACGTCTATTACAGTTCCGTCGAGGCGCACTATCTTTTCCTCTTCAATAGGAGCGCTGCCGCCCGTAGCCATCATGTATCTAATGCGCTCAGCTTGAGCTTTATGGTAGTCGGGATGCACAAATTTCATTGGTACTTCCCCTACGACATCCTCGCGGCTTTTGGCACCTACCAGCTTAACGGCAGCCTCATTGCAGTATATTGATTTGCCGCCGCTATGGACGAGAATGGCATAAGGAGACAATTCTATCATATTCCGGGCATTTTCCTCAGACTGGCGGAGTGCATTCTCGGCAGTTTTCCTTTCCTTAATGTCACGGAATACGAGGACGACCCCTGTAATAGCCCCCTTTTCATCTTTTATAGGGGAAGCGCTGTCGTCTATCGGAATCTCTGCCCCGGTTTTTGACCTTAAAACACTGTGGTTTGCAAGCCCGACTATTACGCCGTCTCTTATTACTTTGGCTACCGGGTGCTCCATCGTTTCAAGCGTATTTTCGTTGAAAATGTGGAATACTTCCTCAAGCGGCCTGCCCAGAGCTTCTGAAAGCCTGAAGCCTGTAAGTTCTTCTGCAATAACATTCATAAATGTTACTTTGCCTAAGAGGTCTGTTGTAATTACAGCGTCTCCAATGCTTTTTAGGGTCGTGGAAAACCACCTTTCATTAGACTTCAGCCTGCTTTCGGCATCGTATTTATAGAGCGCCATTTCAATTGTGGTCTGAAGGTCTCTTTCATCAAAGGGTTTCAGCACATAGCCGAACGGTTCGGTAATTTTTGCGCGGTTTAAGGTAGCCTCATCCGAGTTTGCCGTAAGGTATATGAGGGGGATATCTAGTTTCGACTTAATTTCTGCTGCGGCTGTAATTCCATCTGTAACACCTTCAAGACCAATGTCCATGAGCACCAGCTGAGGTTTGGCTTCCAGAATTTTCTTAACTCCGTCTTCCGCCGTTGATTCAATGCCGCAAACCTGGTAGCCGAGGCTTTCCAGGCTGTATTTCAGATCGAGCGCAACAATACTTTCGTCTTCAACAATAAAAATTTTTGCTTTTGCCATCAGAGGGCAGACTCCTATGGAAAATTAATAAATAGACAGAATATTCCCCTCAGAATAATACTTACATCAATTTTTCATGCTTCCAATTTTACGATTTTTTTACCGGAAATGTAACAATAAATTCAGTTATTACTTCAGTATTTAACTGAAAACTTCCCTTTAACTGTGAAGAGAGAATACTCACCAGCTGAAGGCCGAGTGTCTTCGGATTTACAAGGTCAACCTGGTCACGGGGGAATTCCTGTCCGTCGTTATAAACTGCCAGTGAATTCACCTGACCGTCTGAACAAAAACGGATCCCCACTTCACCCGAAGGCCTGTCAGGGAATGCATATTTGAGAGCGTTGGTCACAAGTTCATTTATAATAAGCCCGCATGGAATTGCAGTATCAACGCCCAGGTAGACATTTCCCGGAATTTCTATCTTAAGCGTTATGGAATCGTGGTTTACGCGGTACGACTTAAAAAGGCTTGAAGCGAGGCTTCTTACATATTCCCCGAAATTAATGCTGGAAAGGTCGCCCGACTTGTATAATTTTTCATGTATAAGCGCCATGGATTTTACGCGGTCCTGGCTGTTACGGAACATCTCGAGGGCCATTTTATCTTCTATAAATCCCGACTGCAGGTTCAAAAGGCTTGAGATAACCTGAAGGTTATTTTTCACCCTGTGGTGTATCTCTTTAAGGAGAATTTCTTTTTCCCTTAAAGAGGTCCTTATTTTATCCTCCGATGTCTTCCTGCTTGTAATGTCGCGTATAATGGCAAGGAGTATCACCTCGCCCTGAAGCTCTACCTTGTGGAGATTTACATCGGCAAAGATCTTTTCACCCGTGGATTGTGCAAACCGGCATTCAAAATGCTGGGGCTCGCCTGTAAGAGCCTTCTCAACTATTTCAGTGATATTTATGCTAAATGGATTTTCTCCGGAATTAAGGAACTCATTTATTTTTATCCCGCCCGCCCGTTCTTTTGTGATTCCGAAGAGCTGCGAGGCTTTTTTGTTGGCCTCAAGGAGCTCCCAGTCCTTTACGAGCACTATGCCGTCGCTTGCCTCGTCAAAAATTGACCTGTACTTGATTTCGCTGTTCATGAGCTCGCTTCTCTGCACTTCCAGCCGGTCAATCATCCGGTTGAAAGAACCGATGAGCCTGCCAATCTCGTCATCGGACTTCCTTTGAAGCTTCAGCATGTAATTGCCTTCTGAGATCTCCTCCATCCTGAGGCTGAGCTCCCTGATCGGCTTACCGATAACTCTTCTAAGCGTAAAATAAACCGAAACAATGATTACGAGCGCAATAATAACAGTCTGCAGCAAAATCCTCAGGATTATATTCCGGATCTCACTTTGGACTTCCTCTTCTGAAAAATAAACTTCTAGATATCCTATCGGCTCACCACTGCGCTTAATTTCCCCCTTCATTGAAACGATATAGCCTGATTTGGGCAGCCTGCTCTT is a genomic window containing:
- a CDS encoding bleomycin resistance family protein, which produces MKILFSLLLVFTLALTGCIRHSDQQLKRKPRVKAVQENFNFKKLTPNLMVNDVNETIKFYHDNFGFDAVVTIPDTGRYNYAILSNGEVELMVQKRESFSQDMNMPSDQQIGGTFSLFFEVNDIIPLYDKIMASGLQTVRELHQTFYGTKEFTTRDNNGYILTFSEASKK
- a CDS encoding PAS domain S-box protein, whose amino-acid sequence is MKLKNSILFKTILIVTASVVVFLCLFGRYTYTFEKERLLNETKTRQEIRFKRIANSLVESVWSYDNISARRIISFDETNQDIMAIIIRNENREIFEAVIRKGSSLFEYISEKDLKSRLPKSGYIVSMKGEIKRSGEPIGYLEVYFSEEEVQSEIRNIILRILLQTVIIALVIIVSVYFTLRRVIGKPIRELSLRMEEISEGNYMLKLQRKSDDEIGRLIGSFNRMIDRLEVQRSELMNSEIKYRSIFDEASDGIVLVKDWELLEANKKASQLFGITKERAGGIKINEFLNSGENPFSINITEIVEKALTGEPQHFECRFAQSTGEKIFADVNLHKVELQGEVILLAIIRDITSRKTSEDKIRTSLREKEILLKEIHHRVKNNLQVISSLLNLQSGFIEDKMALEMFRNSQDRVKSMALIHEKLYKSGDLSSINFGEYVRSLASSLFKSYRVNHDSITLKIEIPGNVYLGVDTAIPCGLIINELVTNALKYAFPDRPSGEVGIRFCSDGQVNSLAVYNDGQEFPRDQVDLVNPKTLGLQLVSILSSQLKGSFQLNTEVITEFIVTFPVKKS
- a CDS encoding PAS domain S-box protein translates to MAKAKIFIVEDESIVALDLKYSLESLGYQVCGIESTAEDGVKKILEAKPQLVLMDIGLEGVTDGITAAAEIKSKLDIPLIYLTANSDEATLNRAKITEPFGYVLKPFDERDLQTTIEMALYKYDAESRLKSNERWFSTTLKSIGDAVITTDLLGKVTFMNVIAEELTGFRLSEALGRPLEEVFHIFNENTLETMEHPVAKVIRDGVIVGLANHSVLRSKTGAEIPIDDSASPIKDEKGAITGVVLVFRDIKERKTAENALRQSEENARNMIELSPYAILVHSGGKSIYCNEAAVKLVGAKSREDVVGEVPMKFVHPDYHKAQAERIRYMMATGGSAPIEEEKIVRLDGTVIDVEVSAGFIMYEGMPAIQTIIRDNTERKRSQEAIALSEERYRTTFENTGSSIVIVEENGIISLANSEFCRTSGYSKEEIEGKLSWIEVVHPDDRERIRGYRTDRLSDSFSAPHSYEYKFRDKWGHEKYMINTAALIPGTKRIVVGMLEITERKKAEEEIQKSEKLFRLVWENSADGMRLADRYGNVKMVNEAFCRLVGMQRSQMEGKPISIIYHEDLRGETISGYVERVRTGTVIPHSQPEITLWNGKRAWFDVAHSELVLHGQELLILSVFRDITERRKSEERLAKLNDCMLSFGADAKENINRLVALCGEQLSATSALYNRLEGDKFCSLGQWNTPEGFCTKDDAAGHVCYDVIHGDKNKIWVIQNLDETNYADSDPNVVKYGLKTYIGKQVACYGQPAGSLCLLYRDDYAPSRDDLRLLSIAATAIGVEEKRKRAEEELILAKEAAEKADRLKSDFLAQMSHEIRTPINTILSFTSLLRSEFEEKLPDEMGQVFKIIDSGGRRLTRTIDMILSMSQLQSGSYEMNPRKLNLRSDILDSLFKEFENQAKMKDLEFLLSGDFSNNDEIITGDPYSLTQMFQNLIDNAIKYTQKGGVEISLMNEHPDVTSVIIEDTGIGISEDYLPKIFSPFSQEETGYTRRFEGNGLGLALVKKYADLNSASVKVESQKGKGTKVTVTLKKDNN